The Medicago truncatula cultivar Jemalong A17 chromosome 4, MtrunA17r5.0-ANR, whole genome shotgun sequence genome includes a region encoding these proteins:
- the LOC112421340 gene encoding isoflavone 2'-hydroxylase, translating into MDIISILSYSFFYLALFFIFNLLFKSRKFNNLPPGPFSLPIIGNLHHLKRPLHHTFKGLSKKYGDVISLWFGSRLVVVVSSPSLVQECFTKNDVVLANRPRFLSGKYIFYNYTTLGSTTYGEHWRNLRRITAIDVLSNHRINSSSGIRRDETQRLVKKLAEESSSKEFVEVELRSRFFDMTFNNIMRMISGKRYYGDDCDMTDAEEAKEFRAMVTDLLKLSGANNKNDFLPILRLIDFENLEKRLKKISSKTDTFLRGLIQEQRSKNQHTNTMIDHLLSLQESQPEYYTDQIIKGLALGMLLAGTDSSAVTLEWALSCVLTHPEVLETARYEIESNVGQDRLLDESDLPKLPYLKNIIYETLRLYTPAPLSLPHSSSDECIIGGYKVPRDTILLVNAWAIHRDPKSWSEATSFKPERFEKEGELDKLIAFGLGRRACPGEVLAMRAISLTLGLLIQCFDWKRMNENEIDMREESGFTLSRLVPLKAMYKARPVIKKFVE; encoded by the exons ATGGACATAATTTCCATCCTTTCCTACTCTTTCTTCTACCTTGCACTATTTTTCATCTTCAACCTTCTCTTCAAATCAAGAAAATTCAACAATCTCCCACCCGGTCCATTTTCCCTTCCCATAATTGGCAACCTTCACCACCTCAAACGTCCCCTCCACCACACCTTCAAAGGCCTATCTAAAAAATATGGTGATGTCATTTCACTTTGGTTTGGTTCACGTCTTGTGGTTGTTGTCTCTTCACCATCTTTAGTCCAAGAATGTTTTACAAAAAACGACGTTGTCCTAGCTAATAGACCCCGTTTTCTCTCCGGAAAATACATCTTTTACAACTATACCACCTTAGGATCAACAACCTACGGTGAACATTGGCGCAACCTTCGTCGCATTACCGCAATTGATGTTCTTTCAAACCACCGTATCAATAGTTCATCCGGAATCCGAAGGGATGAGACTCAGAGGCTTGTAAAAAAGCTAGCCGAAGAATCGTCGTCTAAAGAGTTTGTCGAAGTAGAACTAAGATCTAGATTCTTTGATATGACTTTCAATAACATAATGAGAATGATCTCGGGTAAGAGATACTATGGAGATGATTGTGACATGACGGATGCGGAAGAAGCTAAAGAATTTAGAGCAATGGTGACTGATTTGCTGAAATTGTCTGGGGCTAATAATAAGAATGATTTCTTGCCAATACTTAGGTTGATTGactttgaaaatttggagaagAGACTAAAGAAAATTAGTAGCAAAACTGATACATTCTTGAGAGGACTCATTCAAGAACAACGCAGCAAAAACCAGCATACAAATACTATGATAGATCATCTTCTAAGTTTACAAGAATCACAACCTGAGTACTATACTGATCAAATCATCAAAGGCCTTGCTCtg GGTATGCTTCTTGCTGGAACAGACTCATCAGCTGTAACATTAGAGTGGGCATTATCTTGTGTATTGACTCATCCAGAGGTACTAGAGACGGCAAGGTATGAAATAGAAAGCAATGTAGGTCAAGACCGTTTGTTGGATGAATCTGACCTACCAAAACTCCCTTACcttaaaaatatcatctatgagaCACTTAGGTTGTACACTCCTGCTCCATTGTCATTGCCACACTCTTCTTCAGATGAGTGTATTATTGGAGGGTACAAAGTTCCACGAGACACTATATTGCTTGTTAATGCTTGGGCCATTCATAGAGACCCTAAGAGTTGGAGTGAAGCCACAAGTTTCAAGCCTGAGAGGTTTGAGAAAGAAGGAGAGTTAGACAAGTTGATTGCATTTGGGTTAGGAAGAAGGGCTTGTCCAGGAGAAGTGTTGGCTATGCGTGCAATAAGCTTGACTTTGGGTTTATTGATTCAATGCTTTGATTGGaaaagaatgaatgaaaatgagatTGATATGAGAGAAGAAAGTGGTTTCACCTTGTCAAGATTAGTCCCTTTAAAGGCTATGTATAAAGCCCGTCCagtcataaaaaaatttgtggAGTAA